One genomic window of Paramormyrops kingsleyae isolate MSU_618 chromosome 20, PKINGS_0.4, whole genome shotgun sequence includes the following:
- the foxi1 gene encoding forkhead box protein I1, with amino-acid sequence MNGFGQQPSNPQSSPVQHHSAQELLDMAVYCDNLSMYQQNLHHHHGQRPAAHPPAYGLGEYNSPSSNPYLWLNNPGINSSPYLAGSNSTSYISSGYGANQRQFLPPHAGFGGADLGWLSLSSQQELFKMVRPPYSYSALIAMAIQNAQDKKLTLSQIYQYVAENFPFYKKSKAGWQNSIRHNLSLNDCFKKVARDEDDPGKGNYWTLDPNCEKMFDNGNFRRKRKRRADASQGNVLSAKSEEDSGGIKLSDTGSMLSSPPQSLQGSPVGGDTKPSPSPSLEHNPCFSSFISNMNSVLAGHHNGVGGGRQYGSGLLADLTQNRENLPGLGSYSPTNGALVNSDSGQHPSRLGYYSASQNTSNLASSLTNHFSVNNLIYNREGTEV; translated from the exons ATGAACGGATTTGGACAGCAGCCATCTAACCCTCAGTCTAGCCCCGTTCAGCATCACAGCGCGCAGGAGCTCCTGGACATGGCCGTGTACTGCGACAACCTCAGCATGTACCAGCAGAACCTGCATCACCACCACGGCCAGAGGCCGGCCGCCCACCCTCCCGCGTACGGGCTGGGGGAGTACAACTCCCCGAGCAGCAACCCCTACCTGTGGCTCAACAACCCGGGCATCAACTCATCTCCTTATCTCGCTGGATCCAACAGCACGTCGTACATCTCGTCGGGATACGGGGCGAACCAGAGGCAGTTCCTGCCGCCGCACGCGGGATTTGGAGGGGCCGACCTCGGGTGGCTCTCCCTCTCCAGTCAGCAGGAACTTTTCAAGATGGTTAGACCTCCGTACTCGTACTCTGCTCTCATAGCTATGGCAATCCAGAACGCGCAAGATAAGAAGCTGACTCTCAGTCAGATCTACCAGTACGTGGCCGAGAACTTCCCCTTTTACAAGAAGAGCAAAGCCGGCTGGCAGAACTCCATTCGCCATAATCTGTCTTTGAATGACTGCTTCAAGAAGGTCGCAAGAGACGAGGATGACCCCG GGAAAGGAAACTACTGGACTCTGGACCCAAACTGCGAAAAGATGTTCGATAACGGTAACTTCAGAAGGAAAAGGAAAAGGAGGGCGGATGCTAGTCAAGGCAACGTGTTATCGGCCAAGTCTGAAGAGGACAGCGGCGGGATAAAGCTCTCCGACACCGGCAGCATGCTGAGCTCGCCGCCGCAGAGCCTGCAGGGCTCCCCGGTGGGCGGCGACACCAAGCCCTCGCCGTCCCCCTCGCTGGAGCACAATCCCTGCTTCAGCAGCTTCATCTCCAACATGAACTCCGTACTTGCCGGGCACCACAACGGCGTCGGCGGCGGCAGGCAGTACGGATCAGGACTTTTGGCGGATCTGACGCAGAACAGGGAGAACCTGCCCGGACTTGGCTCCTACTCGCCCACGAACGGGGCGCTCGTGAACTCTGACTCCGGCCAGCATCCCAGCCGCCTCGGCTACTATTCAGCCAGTCAGAATACCAGCAATCTGGCCAGTTCGCTGACGAACCATTTCAGTGTAAACAATTTAATATATAATCGTGAAGGAACCGAGGTCTGA